A genomic window from Silene latifolia isolate original U9 population chromosome 11, ASM4854445v1, whole genome shotgun sequence includes:
- the LOC141614614 gene encoding F-box protein SKIP23-like produces the protein MAANWSSMPLDILTFIAFKLESFDDFIYFSAVCRSWNCASSSIKHQWRPTTPLPWLLLAENTNDNPSCARKILNLNNNKCYNSNLPETFGARCWGSPYGWVAVAKSDHTIQLVNPITNANISFPSLETILNLRDTYAQYFTDYNSFCLTDFLRKLVVLEVSHAGRKEFVIMIIYQANKYLAFARQGDQSWTDILIKEIKETSNIFDVVAMDDHVYVVYDDGEIAYWNVNEFYGLEAIKPMDYSPDKCEIFEAPVHTDIRTVYLIHSGSDLLMVVRYKENVMNELDTHYDYDIIYRTIYFQVYKLNPKERKWEYIEDLGDVMLFVGDNSSMSTLLVHDKCLQRNCIYFTDDESVEWQMVTEGGGHDMGVYDIKYGQVRRFYEGVDLRSSFCPAIFFIPQL, from the coding sequence ATGGCTGCAAATTGGTCTTCAATGCCTCTCGACATCCTTACGTTCATTGCATTCAAATTGGAATCATTTGacgattttatttatttttctgcgGTTTGTCGGTCCTGGAATTGTGCTTCGTCCTCAATTAAGCACCAATGGAGGCCTACAACACCATTGCCATGGCTTTTGCTTGCTGAAAACACCAACGATAACCCAAGTTGTGCTCGAAAGATTTTAAATCTTAACAATAACAAGTGTTACAACTCGAACCTCCCAGAGACGTTTGGAGCAAGGTGCTGGGGTTCGCCCTATGGTTGGGTTGCAGTCGCTAAAAGTGATCACACCATTCAATTAGTTAATCCCATCACCAACGCAAATATTAGTTTCCCATCTTTGGAAACCATATTAAACTTACGTGACACTTATGCTCAATATTTCACGGACTATAATAGTTTTTGTCTGACAGACTTTTTGAGAAAGCTCGTTGTGCTGGAAGTCTCTCATGCTGGCCGAAAGGAGTTTGTTATTATGATAATTTATCAGGCCAATAAGTACTTAGCCTTTGCTAGGCAAGGAGATCAATCGTGGACTGATATATTGATCAAGGAGATCAAGGAAACATCAAATATATTTGATGTTGTGGCCATGGATGATCATGTATATGTTGTGTATGATGATGGAGAAATTGCATATTGGAATGTTAATGAATTCTACGGTCTAGAAGCGATTAAACCAATGGATTATTCTCCCGATAAATGTGAAATTTTTGAGGCACCGGTTCATACAGACATAAGAACCGTATATTTGATTCACTCAGGTAGTGATCTCCTCATGGTGGTACGATATAAGGAAAATGTGATGAATGAACTCGATACTCATTACGATTATGACATTATTTATAGAACAATCTATTTTCAAGTCTACAAACTTAATCCGAAAGAGAGAAAATGGGAATACATTGAAGATTTAGGTGACGTAATGTTGTTTGTAGGTGATAACTCTTCTATGTCTACTTTGTTGGTACATGACAAATGTTTACAACGTAATTGTATATACTTCACGGATGACGAAAGTGTTGAGTGGCAAATGGTGACAGAGGGTGGAGGACATGATATGGGTGTATATGACATCAAGTATGGTCAAGTACGACGGTTCTATGAAGGCGTTGATTTGCGCTCTTCATTTTGCCCAGCAATATTTTTTATTCCTCAACTTTAA
- the LOC141614615 gene encoding F-box protein SKIP23-like, whose product MAANWSSLPLDLLAFIAFKLISLEDFIYFSAVCRSWNCASSSIKHQWRPTTPLPWLLLAENTKDNPNCARKIFNLNNNKCYNSNLPETFGARCCGSPYGWVVVAKSDHTIQLINPITKAHISFPSLETILNLRETGAESFDDYNDWCLTFFLTKLIVLNVSHAGRNEFVIMIIYQFNKYLAFARQGDQSWTDILIKETSIKIFDVVAMDDHVYVVYDYGAIAYWNVREFYNVEVVKPMDYSPPQHEIFKVPPYPYIRNVYLIQSGSDLLMVLRYKENVMNGLNRADPDYDYDYDSIYRTVDFKVYKLNPKEKKWEYIEDLGDLTLFVGDSSSMSTLLAHDKNLQPNCIYFTDDECSDWSMVTELGGHDMGIYDINSAQVLRRFYEGTDTRSAFCPPTFFFPQL is encoded by the coding sequence ATGGCTGCAAACTGGTCTTCATTGCCTCTCGACCTCCTTGCTTTCATTGCATTCAAGTTGATTTCTTTAGaagattttatttatttttctgcgGTTTGTCGGTCCTGGAATTGTGCTTCGTCCTCAATTAAGCACCAATGGAGGCCTACAACACCACTGCCATGGCTTTTGCTTGCTGAAAACACCAAAGATAATCCAAATTGTGCGAGAAAGATATTTAATCTTAACAATAACAAGTGTTACAACTCGAACCTCCCAGAGACGTTTGGAGCAAGGTGCTGCGGTTCGCCTTATGGTTGGGTTGTAGTGGCTAAAAGTGATCACACCATTCAACTAATTAATCCCATCACCAAGGCTCACATTAGTTTCCCATCTTTGGAAACCATATTAAACTTACGTGAAACTGGCGCTGAATCTTTTGATGACTATAATGATTGGTGTCTCACGTTCTTCTTGACAAAGCTCATTGTGCTCAACGTGTCTCATGCTGGTCGAAACGAGTTTGTTATTATGATAATTTATCAGTTCAACAAGTACTTAGCCTTTGCTAGGCAAGGAGACCAATCGTGGACTGATATATTGATCAAGGAAACAAGTATTAAGATTTTCGATGTTGTGGCCATGGATGATCATGTATATGTTGTGTATGATTATGGAGCAATTGCATATTGGAATGTTAGGGAATTCTACAATGTGGAAGTTGTTAAACCAATGGATTATTCGCCCCCTCAACATGAGATTTTCAAGGTGCCGCCCTATCCATACATAAGAAACGTATATTTGATTCAATCAGGTTCTGATCTCCTCATGGTGTTACGGTATAAGGAAAATGTGATGAATGGACTCAATCGAGCTGATCCTGATTACGATTACGATTATGACTCTATTTATAGAACAGTGGATTTCAAAGTGTACAAACTTAATCCGAAAGAGAAAAAATGGGAATACATTGAAGATTTGGGTGATTTAACGTTGTTTGTAGGTGATAGTTCTTCTATGTCTACTTTGTTGGCACACGACAAAAATTTGCAACCTAATTGTATATATTTCACGGATGACGAATGTAGTGATTGGTCAATGGTGACGGAGCTTGGAGGACACGATATGGGCATATATGACATCAATAGCGCTCAAGTACTACGACGATTTTATGAAGGCACTGATACACGCTCTGCATTTTGCCCACCGACATTTTTTTTTCCTCAACTTTGA